tggtctgtgaaatgggaacaaGAATTTCTGCTTCATAGTGCAAGGAATGTTCTGGCATGTCATCAGCAGTGGTCCCAGTGGGGTTGTTAGGCTTTTCGTTCCCTTGGCCATCTTGGGTGTGAAATTCACTCCAGCCCTTCCCCTAATCCTCCTGCATTTATATTTGAGGGAGAATGTCACTGGATCCATTTCTTATTTCATTGTTTGTTGGTTCTCGTTGCCTCTAAAGGTAGAAACTGTCCCATGGTAGGACGGTGTTTCACCAGCAGACAAAGGCAGTCCCCAAAGGCAGGGCTCTGCCTCCCCTGTCAAGCTGGGGGCTCTCCCCGCCTAGGGATGGAGCGCTCCTATCTGACTCTTTGAGAGCAGACTGCGCTTCCCCATCAGCCTGGGATTTAACAGGCAGGATtctacctctcctctctccagggGCTCTGTCAGCACAGGGATATGCTTCTGCCATCAGATAGCATCTCTTCCAAGATCAGAAGCTGGGCCTCCCCCACCAGATTGCGTACTCCCTAGGGGTAGGGGCCATCTACCCTTGGAGCTGTGGTCCGTTGAAGAGAATTTTCATCCATCCTTTCAGACTAGTGGCCAGAGATAAGACAGGAGAGGATGTGAGGGGTGACGCGAGTGTCAGGACATGGGATGGAACCATGACACAAGTCAGAGTGTACACCCAATCCCCAGCAAAGGGGGGCAGTGTGCAGGGGCCCCTCAGCCCCAAGTCCGTGgaacagacagggagacagatgaTGCTGGCAGTGGGGAGCAATCGACCAGAAGCCCTTGGTCCTCTGGGGACGGGGTTTTCACACTCATCCCAACTCCCTCCACAGGTGATCTGTGGCCAGGATGATGGTCCCCCTGGCTCAGAGGACCCCGAGCGTGATGACCATGAGAGCCAGCCCCGGCACCGAATGCCTCGGAAGCGGGGCCACATCTCCCCTAAGTCCCGTCCCGTGGCCAACTCTACTCTTCTAGGGCTGCTGGCTCCACCCGGAGAGGCGTGGGGCTTCCTTGGGCAGCCCCCCAACCGCCCGAACCAAAGCCCCTCACCTGCAGCCAAGGTGAAGAAAATCTTTGGCTGGGGCGACTTCTACTCCAACATCAAGACAGTTGCCCTGAACCTGCTTGTCACGGGGAAGATCGTGGACCACGGGAATGGGACCTTCAGCGTCCACTTCCGGCACAACGCCACGGGCCAGGGCAACATCTCCATCAGCCTGGTGCCCCCCAGTAAAGCCGTAGAGTTCCACCAGGAACAGCAGATCTTCATCGAAGCCAAGGCCTCCAAAATCTTCAACTGCCGAATGGAATGGGAGAAGGTAGAACGGGGTCGCCGGACCTCTCTCTGCACCCACGACCCAGCCAAGACCTGCTCCCGAGACCACGCTCAGAGTTCAGCCACCTGGAGCTGCTCCCAGCCCTTCAAAGTCGTCTGCGTCTACATCGCCTTCTACAGCACGGACTACAGGCTGGTCCAGAAGGTGTGCCCAGATTACAACTACCACAGCGATACTCCCTACTACCCCTCTGGCTGACACACTCAGAGGCCGGGCCGGGGCTGGAAGGACAGGCCTGCCCACACAGGAGGCCATTTGTCTGGACTCCGGGCAGGGAAGGGGGGTGTCTCAGGCAGGGAGTGGGGTTCAGAGAACGAGATGCCAAGTGGGGCCAGGGCCAAGTGTCACATGGTGGGGAAGGGGTCCCAAGTGCTGGCCCCGTCCTGAGGTTGTGGAGCGACTGCGACCCAGGCACACTGGAGGAGGAGTGGGTTCTCCACAGAGCCTCACGGGGTGTTCCCACTGAGTGACAGGCAGATGCTGTGTCCAGGAGGCCCCTGGGGCCAGCGGACCAGTGCGGCCTCAATAAAATCGTGGGGAGGAGCTGCAAGCCTTGCCTCTCCCTGCCATCCTGAGACAGGACAGCAGCAAGGAGAAGGGGGTTTCATCAGCACGGACACCAAgcgggcagtgaggatggctgaGCCGGGGCCTCCTGGGAGCCAGCACTCGGAGACAGACGCAGGAGGGACTCTCTGGTCCCGCTCAGTGGGCAGCCCTGAGCCCCTTGTCCTGGACGGTGGACTGAGCTTGGCTTGAGGCTGAAGTGGTGACTTTGGAGTCTTTGATGTTGTGACAAATGGATCATCTGCCCCCAGCCAGGCCACCCCTTTCCGAAATTCCCTCTCCCGTCattgccccccacccctctcGGTGCTGAGGGGACACCCTTCCTTTAGCTGAGATGGTGATCGTGGTTCCCCAGCACCAAGGCCACGGGTGGAAGACCGCCTGTGCGCCGTGTCCCTCGTCCATCCCAGCCCCTGCTGGCTCCTCTGGGAGCATCCTTGTCCAGCAAGCCACCCTTCAATCGTCAGTCTTGCCCGTCAGATTGGGGCTGAACGGAGATGGTGCCTCCCCTCTCGGCTGAGGGGCCCAGGGAAGCCGGACCGTGGAGGGCATGCTGGACCTGTTCCGTGGTGTGtgtctgtggggggtggggggtgggggcgggaggtCTTGTGAAACCACCTGATTGTCAACTGTGTGCAGAATCTTGTTCTTGGACAGGGAATAAAGCTCTCCCGGGGCACTGGATTCTTGTCAGGGGAAAGGGCCCCGGCGTCCTGTGGTCCAGCCTGCACTTCTAGAC
The DNA window shown above is from Saccopteryx bilineata isolate mSacBil1 chromosome 2, mSacBil1_pri_phased_curated, whole genome shotgun sequence and carries:
- the NXPH3 gene encoding neurexophilin-3, producing the protein MQLTRCCFVFLVQGSLYLVICGQDDGPPGSEDPERDDHESQPRHRMPRKRGHISPKSRPVANSTLLGLLAPPGEAWGFLGQPPNRPNQSPSPAAKVKKIFGWGDFYSNIKTVALNLLVTGKIVDHGNGTFSVHFRHNATGQGNISISLVPPSKAVEFHQEQQIFIEAKASKIFNCRMEWEKVERGRRTSLCTHDPAKTCSRDHAQSSATWSCSQPFKVVCVYIAFYSTDYRLVQKVCPDYNYHSDTPYYPSG